From a region of the Alnus glutinosa chromosome 1, dhAlnGlut1.1, whole genome shotgun sequence genome:
- the LOC133860433 gene encoding uncharacterized protein LOC133860433: MKAGKTAKELADLQDENLKDNIVPKEIEAIVSREYVFQLKLNEYNLKKGWENYTVYRIFEAQVAKEANIHKETPIVKIRGSSSKQEEEYDVVSQTIENEQMFSKDSSLHSSLPIEDTESDDDSIPLKFLYKRFKTTKKKTYH, translated from the exons ATGAAAGCAG GCAAAACTGCAAAGGAACTTGCCGATTTGCAAGATGAG AATTTGAAAGACAATATCGTGCCAAAAGAAATCGAAGCAATTGTTTCCAGAGAATATGTCTTCCAATTGAAACTCaatgaatataatttgaaaaaaggttGGGAAAATTATACTGTTTATAGAATCTTTGAAGCGCAAGTTGCAAAAGAAGCTAACATCCATAAG GAAACTCCAATTGTAAAGATTAGGGGCTCTAGCTCCAAACAAGAAGAGGAATATGACGTTGTTAGCCAAACAATAGAGAACGAACAAATGTTTAGTAAAGATTCTTCCTTGCATTCTTCCCTACCTATAGAAGACACAGAGTCGGATGATGATTCAATACCTCTCAAGTTTCTTTACAAGCGATTCAAAACTACTAAGAAGAAGACTTATCATTAA
- the LOC133860425 gene encoding uncharacterized protein LOC133860425: MNYTSLCQISPDNDTWIIKVRIIRMWDAVNIAQGNELISLDLIMSDENGTLIHSSIRNKFAQRFRPLLNEGCIYEIKNFIFEEYRAQYRPVHHQFKILFILTTSVSKIHEINQSIPQYGFELADYETITSRCNAHTYLTDVIGRLESVGAIKEVKSKGCPTKIRTIHLLLEENKILQITLWGAKAYQIDEDFHKNTPRPAIAIVTSTIVKTYRGQYNLSSTSATRIYINLDIPEVDTVEERCNSRSESNED, from the exons ATGAACTACACATCTCTTTGTCAAATTTCACCCGACAATGACACATGGATCATAAAAGTAAGAATTATAAGGATGTGGGATGCAGTAAACATTGCACAAGGCAATGAGTTGATCAGTCTAGATCTGATCATGTCGGATGAAAAT GGAACGCTAATACATTCAAGTATTAGGAATAAATTCGCACAACGTTTTAGGCCTCTTCTCAACGAAGGATGCATTTATGAGATAaagaattttatatttgaagAATATAGAGCACAATATCGTCCAGTGCATCATcaatttaaaattctttttattttaacgaCCTCAGTCTCCAAAATCCATGAAATAAATCAGTCCATACCTCAATATGGATTTGAACTTGCAGACTATGAGACAATAACAAGCCGTTGCAATGCCCACACTTATTTGACAG ATGTTATTGGTAGATTGGAATCGGTTGGAGCAATAAAGGAAGTAAAGTCTAAAGGATGTCCAACCAAAATACGCACAATCCATCTTCTATTGGAAGA GAACAAAATTCTACAGATAACTTTGTGGGGGGCTAAAGCATATCAAATAGATGAGGATTTTCATAAGAATACTCCAAGACCAGCCATTGCAATTGTAACTTCGACAATTGTGAAAACTTATAGAG GTCAGTATAACTTATCATCAACAAGCGCAACAAGGATTTACATCAATCTTGATATTCCAGAAGTTGATACA GTTGAAGAACGTTGCAATAGTAGAAGTGAATCAAATGAAGATTGA